GATATGGAAGGATCACCCTTTCAACGGATTTGTGAGTCCTTGCTTACTAGTAAAGAGGATAGCAAGTTGCAAATTCTGATGAAGATATCGGTAGCAATTTTACTCTCTAAGAGGACTTCCACACCTTGAAGATGATGTGAACTCCATCTTTTATTATTGGATTTTGTGCAGAACCATATTAAATGGGCATTATCTTTTGGAGTATTCAGAGCCCAGAATGTGACGTATAACCAACAGAAATAAATTCTATCAATTAATACTTATGGGACAGCATGTCTCCATAGAGGATAAATGAagcattaataataataatttcgagaagcaaatattatatattagggAGGCAATGGAGTTACACCCTATTCAAGAGAAGTTCTCATAAATTGGACTCAGCCACTCAGAAACTAGATCTAAAAGAGaatatttatacataataaatacacaatatccaaaaaattccaaaagaaaatgaaatttcaaCTTCACGACAACTTCTAATTTCAAGAATTTTGCCTCGTGTTTTTTGGCAATTAAACAATCCTTTATGAGGAGAAATAACGATTGAGTTCGGTCTGGAGCAACTCCCTCATATATCTATCATTGCGGACCTTAAATCATCAGTGCGGAGGAATTATTTCACGCCTTCCACGGGGCACAAATCCTTTATGAGGAGAGCGTTCGCAATTTGATTTTCTATGGACATAATTCAATTGGTTTCATTCTAATTGACAATTGAAACAAATAGATGGTTCTTACTATATATACTTGAGGAAATGGACCGACCGAGATGACAACAAGTTAACCCCCTCGACCTTTACCGTGGCCTTCTGCTGACTCACCATCTTGACAAAACCCTagaaaataattgaatttaaGTAGAGCCGTAGCTAATTAGAACAAGGGGGACCCAGATGGGGAAGAATTCACCAAGTTGAGGATGCTATTCCAATAATTCTTGTTGTCCTCGTAGTAGTCGCTCCCGCTGCCGCTGCCACTCCCACTGCAGCCACTCTCCCCGCCATTCTCCGAGTCCCCACCGCTGCCTCCGCCGCCCTCCGATATGCTTTGCTCGCAGGAGCTGTTGAAAAGAAGATTAGTGAAACCTTCAGCTTCGATCTCATTCTCTAAACTGCCACCGTGCCCGCTAGTGCTTGCCCTAATCGGAGAATCATGCCCAGTCCATGGAGCTTCGAGGGACATGGACATTGAAATGTCGTGGAAGTTTGTGGATGTGAAGGACAGCGTGTTCCCGATTCCCTCCTTGAATTCTCCCAAATTAGGCATTGAGTTCTTCGTCCAATCTTGTTCACCTTCTTCCTTGATCATATTGTTCCTGCCTTCTGGATCAGACGTGCCGACAAACTCGATCATTTGCTGCTTAGAATTCTCCCTCATATTGCAACCAGCCATTATAGGGGGAGCACTCTCCGAGAATGTGAGAGTAGATGTTGGAGACTCGAGGTGGTCACCTCCAACCCCGGGGGTTTTAGTCAAGAGTTGTCCAGAAACAGCAAATGCCGAGGCTGGAGTGGTAAATCCCGATGGCGACGAATTGCCACCTTGGTGGAAGGAGTGAGATCGGAGCTTTGACTCCCTCACTAGTCGGGCCTCAGCCTCAAGTCGGGCACTCTCCCATTGAGCCATGTGGCTCAGCTTCGCAGCGCTCTTGGATTGGCCATCGCTGGATAGCAGGGCGTCATTTTTCGGCTTGTGGGTGACCGGATCAATCCCCATTTTCGCCAACCGCTTCTTCAGGTGAGTGTTCCAGTAGTTTTTGATTTCGTTGTCCGTTCTTTTAGGCAGGTGGGTAGCAATAGCCGACCACCTGAGTACAAAACAAAGAAGTCATTGTACCAAAAACCCTAGAATTCATCAACACCGGGAAAGGAGATCATTGGAAAATGATCTTTGCCATTAGAAGCAACTGTAAGGACAAATGCCCTTTTTTGGCTTTCTCCGTCTTGGGTGAAAAATTCAAGAGGAAGAAGCTTTTTATCAAAGGAGATCATTTGAAAATTCGTCTTAAAGAATAGACTTCGGAAGAAGTCCCAAAGACAATATAAGAAAACGAACCACATCCCAATCTCAATAAGATTCAAATTATATGACCCGAAAGTTAAATCAAAATTgtgaaaaactgaaaaaagacTATTCATAAAACAACCGAAATTGTGATAAACTGAAAGAATCCTCCAAAATGTTCAATTGCCAGGCAATTGGAAATTGTTACTCCGTTCTTTCTTGAGAATCGACATCGAATTTTCAATTACCGAGCCAGTCATTCTCTTTGAGAAGCCTTGTACCTGTTACCGAGAAGGGCGTGGAGTTGAATGATGGTTTGCTCTTCCTGCAAGCTGAACTTCCCTCGCTTGATGTCAGGCCTCAGGTAGTTAGTCCACCTCAGCCGGCAACTCTTCCCGCACCGCTGAAGGCCTACAAACACCGTTAGACTAACCGATGAGAACAGATGCCATGGGCGGTGAAAGCATTTCGTACACACTCTAAGACGGCATAATATACATAAGGTCTGAAAATATTCACCGGCTTTGGCAGGGAGGGCACGCCAACTTCCATGGCCGTGCTCTTCGATGTAGGCTAAGAGCTTCTGGTCTTCTTCGGGGGTCCACGGCCCTTTCTTGAGCCCTACTTTATCGCAGCAAGGCGATCTCCCCATATTTTTCGCCGAATCTCAACGTCGGGACGGAACGGCAGGCAAGTAGAGttcttcttctgctctttATAGTATGGCTCGGAGGACCCAAAAACACCACTGAGATGGAGAGGAAAGGAGAGTGGAGGGGATGGGAATGGAtgagggaaaaagaaagggtGAAGCGGCATAAATTGGACagagaaataaatattgagGGGCTCAATGGGAGTGGAGAGGACTGGAGAGTGTGTGGTGAGTCTGAGTAAGGAGTGAGGTGTATATATTTGCTTGCCTGACGAAATTGCCCTCTGTAAAAGTGTACATAATTAAGTTTCaccttttttcacttttattgtattagatCTTGAACTTTCTTTgtaacaaaaacaaaatcacaCCATTTTTAAAAAGTGACATATTAAAGTGATGATAACCATGTAAAATGTTAAGATATAATGTGATACTATTGATTGAtactatgtgatttttttttcggtgtgtatcCGATTGATATTCAACAGTTTAATAAGTCCCGATTAAATCAGTTCGAACCGGATCGGCCTATTAATTAAGGGGTAAtagcatgaattttttccatttagaAAACTTGAACCCGATACTTTACATAAGAGAAATAAGCGTCGCATCTCTTGAATCAATCCATGTTAGTGATACTATgtgaaattttaagaaaatcataactatttaattaaaaaattaaatttgttaGATATGATGggatttttaattatttatattcttattccCTTGGGCGTTATCGATACTCAATATGGACTCCCTTCCTCTGGTTAAGTTTGACCAGTATATACCACAAGTACGGTGGTTTAGTGGTTAAGTATCAAGCGTtccacttgaacatcacgagttcGAACCTCACTGAGGAAGTAGAGCTCGTCACTATGTGggtgtattatgggatggcGGTGGCCAGCCCATAATACTTGATTCAGTGGGCCTTAgacttaattcactagtgtATTGATAGGTTTGCGGTGACCAAATTGGGCTAAATCTCAGCGAGCTATGGCGAAAGGAACATTTCGTGGCAGTTAAATTCCCTTAATTAGGACAACCACAGCGGGCTAATAATTCGAACTAACCTTTTTATTCAGCGAAAAATAGTTTGACCAGTATATGCAGTATATGTTTCATCCACGTTTTCTGCTGATTTTGGTGGCCTGATGCGGAGTTGTCCATAATTTGGATGTATCtcacatccatccatccaaGGTGCGCCAATCATGCTTAACTAGTTACTGTACATTGTGCGAATAATTATTATCAAGAAAatagtatattttattatttaactcaatcataaaaaaatattaattaatttatgaatgaagaatttactcttttttatttttaaaacgaTTGTGGGCTGAAAATGTTGCATTTGTTCCATTAAGTTAGCTCTAGTAAAATACTTCATTTACGGAAAAGGTAgtgtatataattatatagttTGCAAcatatttctaaaatttgcTTAGTCTTTTTGAGTCGATAATTTACTTAGTCTTTTATCTCATGCAGTGtgtgatttattattattattattgttattgttattatttctTCCTCATTAATTATCCCATTTGGTGAAAGTTGTtactttaattattaattatttcataatCCTCCTAAATACATATTTCAATCAATGTCTCTTACGAAAGATATATTTCACTTTCATTAGTCCCACCCAAGCCTCAGCAACGCCAGCTTGTTCAGAAAGAGTACTTTTGTGTTCATCAATGCAATTAATTAGTTACTTGGTCCAGCATTTTACATATGTCTTGCCTTCGTTGGCCTATCTTCTGTTGTGTTATTATAAGTTCTTCATTGCTCATCACTCTTCCTAACTTTCCACAACCTGTCGTTCACAATTGTTTATAATCAAACTAGTAAAAAGAACCATGGATCGCACTCACGATCAATTACTAAAATTTAAAgatctaattttataataatttttattaaattatagaaGTAATTTTCCATGTTTAAATTATCCTTTTTATTCATGCAATACTGCATATAAAAATGTTCTagctgaaaaattaattatatataagggcgcattttagtattttggcaatgcaaaattttaaaacacaACAATTCATATAGAATAATTCACCAAATAATTTGTACAACTGTATAATGCCAAAATCCCACATTTGGTCTCACTTTAACTTTCCTAAAATGTCCttaattacataaatttcaatatatatggATTACTGGATTTTTGATATAATGATAATTGAATAATCCACTACTCACTTCTTTTTTACGGCCACCAATTCTAAAAACtacaatatttttattcatttcatttttttccttatctgatgaattttatccttttttaaaTATCAAGCTCATCATATGCATATTAGATAGGATTAGGatattgttaaaaaataaatatataacacTTTTAGGGATTAAATAATGTTGAAAGaaatatttacatataataCTGAGAGAGCGTGATTTTGAAACTATAAGAAGAGTATTGTTGatgcaatttttattaaagagtgacctttattaattaaattattatttccacCTATAGTAATATTGCaatttaaataaatcaaagtattgaaaaaagttgaaaattaCGTGCAATATGGCGCATAGTACAGACACAAACTTTAATAAAGTGATAGTTGAATTAAAGAGGGTGCAGAGCAGTAGTGCATGCTTCTcacatgaaaatcaagatgtTTCAAGTTTGATATTCAAGCGGGACTATCCATGCTTTAGTTTTagatattatgattttttattcGTTGTACTAGGTTTATGAACctcttttgtaataaaaaagaaaaaaaaataaagagacatttgaaatctatttaattattgataaaaaaattcttaagatattatttaattttccatGAACCCTTCAACAATCAACAAATTCACTATATTCTCTTTAACTCTTTTAGGGGTGTAAacaagccaagccgagccagaATATACAGGGTTCAAGCTTGGACTTGTTATACTTTTCCTAGGCTCAAGCTTGAAAATTCCGAGTTTGAGTTTAGCCCATCAGACAAATCAAAAGCTCGAGCTTGACTCGTATGAGGTTCGTCCAATGGACCAAGTTTAGTAGAAAAGTCATGCTAGGGCTTGGGCTCACGTCAGGCTTAGGCTTGAATCGGGCTCATTTAagctaaaaaaaaactataaacaaaattataaaacaacagtatcatgtaaaatataattcaaaaatacCAATTACAATTTGATAGTACTCAAATTCAAATCACATGGAGTTTAGTTAAAATACTACGTTTGACAACATGAAAAACTATTAGAGTTTCGTTCGTAAAAGGATTAAAATCGATATCttaaatcaataataataataataataatagttcTTTTAGGCTTGCAAGTTTCGTGAGCCAAATATTATTAAACTCGGCTTGGCTTGTCTGGTTTAACTGGCCAGCTCGAGCCCGAGCCGAGCTTGAGCTTAATAAGAGTAAGCTGAACTTGAGCTTTCGTCGAGCCGAACTGAAACCTTTCGCGAATAGTCTATTCTCATTTATACCCCTAATCTCTTTTCTGCTCCTTCCACCCTCCTTTTAAGAAATCCATTAATAAATCTCTCTTACATCTATCAAATATTTGAAACATGTCACACTAACAACAGTTCTTTGGAATTCCTCTTTaacttaatatatagatatccccttatcttatactattatttacttaaaaattGGATCTTGTAATTGCATCCTAATTTGTAAGGTGAATGCAAAAGTCAAAAGTACCCCAAATTGTTAGTTTAAGTATaatataatcaatatatataataacaaagtTTTGGAGCTGAATTCTCAAGTTGCTACgtgtttaaaaatattaaacggAGCTCTCTCGCGATACCTCGTTACCATTTATACtaaggaaat
Above is a window of Punica granatum isolate Tunisia-2019 chromosome 7, ASM765513v2, whole genome shotgun sequence DNA encoding:
- the LOC116215678 gene encoding transcription factor MYB16-like, coding for MGRSPCCDKVGLKKGPWTPEEDQKLLAYIEEHGHGSWRALPAKAGLQRCGKSCRLRWTNYLRPDIKRGKFSLQEEQTIIQLHALLGNRWSAIATHLPKRTDNEIKNYWNTHLKKRLAKMGIDPVTHKPKNDALLSSDGQSKSAAKLSHMAQWESARLEAEARLVRESKLRSHSFHQGGNSSPSGFTTPASAFAVSGQLLTKTPGVGGDHLESPTSTLTFSESAPPIMAGCNMRENSKQQMIEFVGTSDPEGRNNMIKEEGEQDWTKNSMPNLGEFKEGIGNTLSFTSTNFHDISMSMSLEAPWTGHDSPIRASTSGHGGSLENEIEAEGFTNLLFNSSCEQSISEGGGGSGGDSENGGESGCSGSGSGSGSDYYEDNKNYWNSILNLVNSSPSGSPLF